One Glandiceps talaboti chromosome 2, keGlaTala1.1, whole genome shotgun sequence genomic region harbors:
- the LOC144453831 gene encoding uncharacterized protein LOC144453831 codes for METILAGDELEYDIVDIELESLLADDASPCAQLAHRMALGTLNKVSLQQKCQTTKKLPLLLHCVSSAVCCARQLVSEMEHIKFWHQVEISNTCISVQFSSVLAKTKFIIIFELIPGKYPWCEVQHNFVNKIGKMRTDMVTSRLSSVKPGFKYLIRLVASIDELLKKPVSL; via the exons ATGG AAACTATTCTTGCAGGAGATGAACTTGAGtatgatattgtagatattgAACTGGAATCTTTGTTAGCAG ATGATGCATCACCATGTGCTCAGCTTGCACATAGAATGGCACTAGGAACCTTAAATAAAGTATCTttacaacaaaaatgtcaaacaaCTAAAAAGTTACCATTG TTGCTGCACTGTGTTTCATCAGCAGTGTGTTGTGCACGACAATTGGTCAGTGAGATGGAGCATATCAAGTTTTGGCATCAGGTAGAGATATCAAACACATG TATTTCAGTACAGTTTTCCAGTGTTTTGGCCAAGACAAAGTTCATCATCATCTTTGAACTGATTCCTGGAAAGTATCCCTGGTGTGAAGTACAACACAACTTTGTCAATAAAATTGGGAAAATGAG GACTGACATGGTTACATCAAGACTATCATCCGTGAAACCTGGGTTTAAATATCTAATTCGACTTGTAGCAAGTATTGATGAGCTTCTCAAGAAACCAGTATCACTGTAA